From Struthio camelus isolate bStrCam1 chromosome 21, bStrCam1.hap1, whole genome shotgun sequence, one genomic window encodes:
- the ATAD3A gene encoding ATPase family AAA domain-containing protein 3A, whose translation MSWLFGLNRGAAPAGGGDAAAGGGGLSLPPAPGGGGAAAGGGGAGAGDRHAPKDKWSNFDPTGLERAAKAARELDASRHAKDALSLAQMQEQTLQLEQQTKLKEYEAAIEQLKSEQIRVQAEERRKTLSEETKQHQARAQYQDKLARQRYDEQMRQQQVANEENLRKQEESVQKQEAMRRATVEREMELRHKNEMLRVEAEARARAKAERENADIIREQIRLKAAEHRQTVLESLKTAGMLFGEGFRAFVTDWDKVTATVAGLTLLAVGVYSAKNATTVAGRYIEARLGKPSLVRETSRITVLEALKHPIKVGKRLTSKAQDALEGVVLSPKLEARVRDIAIATRNTKKNKSLYRNILMYGPPGTGKTLFAKKLAVHSGMDYAIMTGGDVAPMGREGVTAMHKLFDWANTSRRGLLLFVDEADAFLRKRATEKISEDLRATLNAFLHRTGQHSNKFMLVLASNQPEQFDWAINDRIDEIVNFDLPQLEERERLVRMYFDRHVLKPATEGKQRLKLAQFDYGKKCSEIARLTEGMSGREISQLAVAWQAAAYASEDGVLTEAMIDARVADAVQQHRQKMDWLKIEDAEASGGAVRNPPLSFPKGTPV comes from the exons ATGTCGTGGCTCTTCGGGCTGaaccgcggcgctgccccggcgggcggcggggacgcggcggcggggggcggcggcctcTCCCTTCCGCCCgccccaggcggcggcggcgcggcggcgggcggcggcggcgctggcgctggggACCGCCACGCGCCCAAGGACAAATGGAGCAATTTCGACCCCACGGGCCTGGAGCGGGCGGCCAAGGCGGCGCGGGAGCTGGACGCGTCCC GCCATGCAAAAGATGCTCTTAGTCTTGCCCAGATGCAAGAGCAGACCTTACAGCTGGAACAGCAAACAAAACTTAAG GAATATGAAGCTGCTATAGAACAACTGAAGAGCGAACAGATACGGGTACAAGCAGAAGAGAGACGAAAAACACTCAgtgaagaaacaaaacagcatCAAGCA CGAGCCCAATATCAGGACAAATTGGCGAGGCAGCGCTATGATGAACAGATGCGACAGCAG CAAGTTGCTAATGAAGAGAATCTGAGGAAGCAGGAGGAATCTGTACAGAAGCAGGAAGCCATGAGGCGAG CAACTGTAGAGCGAGAGATGGAGCTACggcataaaaatgaaatgctgcgTGTCGAAGCTGAGGCAAGAGCCCGAGCCAAGGCTGAGCGGGAGAATGCAGACATCATTCGGGAGCAGATCCGCTTGAAAGCTGCTGAACATCGCCAAACAGTGTTAGAGTCCCTCAA GACAGCTGGGATGCTCTTCGGGGAAGGCTTCCGTGCTTTTGTAACAGATTGGGATAAAGTTACAGCTACG GTGGCAGGCCTGACACTGCTGGCAGTAGGTGTTTACTCTGCCAAGAATGCTACCACAGTAGCAGGGCGATACATAGAAGCACGTCTGGGCAAACCTTCCCTGGTGAGAGAGACGTCACGCATTACTGTGCTGGAGGCACTGAAGCACCCTATTAAG GTTGGTAAGCGTCTTACCAGCAAAGCTCAGGATGCTCTTGAAGGAGTTGTTCTCAGT CCAAAGTTGGAAGCACGTGTGAGAGACATTGCCATAGCaacaagaaatacaaaaaagaacaaaagcctaTACAGGAATATTCTTATGTATGGTCCCCctggcactggaaagacactctTTGCCAAG aAATTAGCTGTGCACTCTGGCATGGATTATGCCATCATGACAGGTGGTGATGTTGCCCCCATGGGGCGGGAAGGAGTTACTGCCATGCATAAACTCTTTGACTGGGCAAACACCAGTAGGAGAGG CCTTTTGCTATTTGTGGATGAAGCAGACGCATTTCTGCGGAAGAGAGCAACA GAGAAAATCAGTGAAGACCTCAGAGCaactttaaatgcatttctgcacAGAACAGGGCAGCACAGTAACAA GTTTATGCTTGTTTTGGCAAGTAACCAGCCTGAGCAATTTGATTGGGCTATCAATGACCGAATAGATGAAATAGTGAACTTTGATCTACCCCAGCTAGAAGAACGAGAGCGGCTTGTTAGGATGTATTTTGATAGACATGTCTTGAAGCCAGCCACAGAGGGTAAACA ACGTCTGAAGCTGGCCCAGTTTGACTATGGGAAAAAGTGCTCGGAGATTGCCAGATTGACAGAGGGCATGTCTGGCCGAGAGATCTCTCAGCTTGCTGTGGCATGGCAG